Genomic DNA from Mycobacterium stomatepiae:
GGACGCCGCCGTCGCCAACCGCTGCGCGGCGGTCATGAAGGCATCGGCCTCGTGCGTGTTGTCGGTGCCTTCGGCCTGACGCAGTAGCGCGGCGATGCGGGCCAGCATCTTGTCGTCGCTCATAGCGCCAAACTACGGGAGGGGTCCGACAGCCGGTCGGTCGTGCAGCCCACGTTTCGCTTAGAGCCGATCGGTGATCCACGAAACGACATCGCCGAGCACCTGGTCTTGTTCGGGCTCGTTGAAGACCTCGTGGTACAGCCCCGCATAGACCTTCAGCGTGACGTCGGTGGAGCCCACACATTCGACCAGGCGACGGCTTCCGGCGACGGGCACCAGCCGGTCTTGCTCGCCGTGCACCACCAGCAGCGGCGCGGTCAGTGCCGGCGCCCGCTGCGGCATGGTCTCGCCGACCGCCAGCATCGCCCGGCCGACACCGAACGGGACCTTGCCGTGGTAGACGAGCGGGTCGGCCTTGTACGCCGCGACCACCGCGGGATCCCGGGAGATGGCGTCGAGGTCGAGGTCCTGCACGGGCACGCCCGGAAGCACGGCGCCGAGTACCTTGGCGGCGAACGCGACCAGCCCCGGAACCGCGTCCTGGGCGGCCACCAGGGGCCCGGACAGCACCATCAGGTCGTAGTTGTCCGGCCGTTCGACGCCGTAGGCGAAGACGATCCCGCCGCCCATGCTGTGGCCGAGCACGATGCACTTGAGGCCGGGGTGTTCCCTGGTGGCGATGCCGACCAGGGTGTCGAAGTCGGCGGTGTACTCCGAGACGTCGCGTACCAGCATGCGTTTGCCGCCGGAGCGGCCGTGCCCGCGGTGGTCCAGCGCGTAGG
This window encodes:
- a CDS encoding alpha/beta hydrolase, which gives rise to MTRTERNFDGLGGVRIVYDVWTPDTPPRAVVVLSHGLGEYARRYDHVAQRFEAAGLVTYALDHRGHGRSGGKRMLVRDVSEYTADFDTLVGIATREHPGLKCIVLGHSMGGGIVFAYGVERPDNYDLMVLSGPLVAAQDAVPGLVAFAAKVLGAVLPGVPVQDLDLDAISRDPAVVAAYKADPLVYHGKVPFGVGRAMLAVGETMPQRAPALTAPLLVVHGEQDRLVPVAGSRRLVECVGSTDVTLKVYAGLYHEVFNEPEQDQVLGDVVSWITDRL